GTGATCAAGTTGTAGATAAGGAAGCCAAGTACCAGTTTAATAGCgattttcgacaaaatcaaaGCCTTGAATGCTTTGAGTCCAATCAGACCCAGAAGGATTGGCATGACGACCTTCAATTTCAGTTTCATGAGCAGCAACAGAGGGAGGAGCAGCTTGTCCTTCTTCTTCTCGCCGCGTGCTAGAAATTGAAGAcacaaaaaatatggaaaaatggaaaaatattgcATTATAAGAATTTAAAGACCATTTATGTTTCTACAGTTTTTAGCAACATCGTATGTTGGTATTTAAGTTTTCTTCCAATTGCAATTACTAAAGTAATTCTTTATATTGTTCTTTAGAATATGAAGATTAATCCGTCTTTTGTAATTGCCACTTTAATCGTTGAACGCTATAAATCTTCCTAAATTACTTATTGACCTCCCTTAGTAATTCTTGTTCACACTTACCTCCAGTCTCGGGCACTTCCACGTCAAAACCACGCGCAGTACTATAGCTGACGACCGAGCTGCCGAATGCGGTTTCGGGCAAGCGCAGGCGGAATTCATTGTTATTTAAGATTCGGCCAACACGATCGACGATCACTTTATCGATGACATCTTCATTGAAGGCGCGTCCACTAATATCCTCCTCGACTCCAGCCACACCATCCAAATAGGTCAAAACTTTCTCTTTCAAACAATACAGCCCATTGGCATGGAAGCACTTATCCACAATTGTGGTGAGCAGCTCATCCGTATTGCGTATGCGGGGCTCTGCCACAGAATTATCAATGGCAGCAGCATTGATTGGCGAAGCGGCTACGAGCAATAAACAACCGAACGCGATCAAGGACGTAAAACGGAACGCCATTTCGATGCAAACTCAAATTAGTTTTGAGGggaaagaaattaaagaaattgagATAGTGAACGACGCGTTTCAGTGACCGTTATGCGATGACTGGCTACTAGATTGCTGTGTGTTCACTACAGAATCGATAATGAGACAATGATATCCACTTCGTCGTATACTCATGGTTTTATACTGCCGCTCCCCAGAAGCCTCAAGCCGGCGGCAAACGGCCGGAGAGTATGCTCGTTGACTAGCGGTTGAAGAGGCCAGGTAAACATTGAAACAGCGGCCGCACCGGTGTGGGAGTTGGGAGGGAAGGCCACTACTAAATTGCATATAAGACGCGCTTCATTGGACACTTCAGGTACGCGTGAACGTTTTTGGACAACGGCAACAGCACGATTGGTGTGGCAATAGCGCCACTCTTACTAGGTTTGCCCAAAAAAACCGACACATTGAAATGTATTTGGCTTCGATTTCGGAACTTTTGCTGCTTGCTGATGAAGTGTAGCTTTCATTTGAGTCGCAAAGCAACAGTTTTTGGAAGAAGTTATGGGGGAAGGGATAAAAcggtgtaagtatgtatgatggaAGGGTGTGAATTCTTCAACGCTGCAATTCATTTCCATTGCCAATAACACTTTTTCCATGAGCGCGGCTAAACTTAAACTTGGCTATGAATCGTCACTCCAATATCACTATTTACCCAACCACTACATAGTGAAATATTTGAGCAAAGAACGACGTAAATGAAAACGATGGTCAATGCTTTGCAGCCAAATCTAGTGAGTTAGTGTGAGTTTGCGCATGCTCAGGCTAATTAGTATGCAAGGGCGGCACTCTTACGCGACTACTGTCAGCCAACGGCAAAAGCAACAAATCGGACGTAAACAGTCGAAGCGTCAAGTGAAGAAATGCGCGTCAATCGAAAGAAATGCAATGCGTGagacagtaacaacaacaacaatacaattacaattacaaatactcttgaacacatacatacatacatgtacacataGTTCAACGAACATAATTCAATTTGCTGTTGTCAAACGCTATGCTTGTGCCAATTTTCTGTTGTTGAACAAcaacccacacacacatttttggtTATTGGGTAGCCAAGTTGTGGCAGCAATTTTTTACTTAGTTGTGGGTGTTTGGAGCCACTGTCATTGATACCATTAACTTGCACTCCATGCGGAACTCGAGTTTTTGTTTAACAATTTTGGTTATGAAATCGAAACCTAACTTACTAACCAAACATTTACAGGCGATAGTTGGGTGTGGAAATGTGTGTGTTTCTTTTTGGTTTAAGTGTGGCAGACGAGTTCCGTTGCAATCATTCCaaaatatgcacaaatatatatagtacatatacacatatactctAGGTTATATGTGTATTATAAGTTTATTACGgagatattaatattttcatgtaatGATGGGGGTTTGTGGATAAGTAGTACAAGCATAAGAGTGAGGAGTGCCTTTGAAGTCTAAATTTGAAAAGAATGCAGACTTCGTCCATAAACTCACATAGAAAGCGAAAATTACAAACTAGCACATGCTGAACTTGCATAGTTATGGTGATACTTatggatgtgtgtgtatatgtgtgtgtattaaaaaattaggcACACGTCTGTActgaaagagaaaaaaataacgtctgatatatatgtacatacttatataaaaaccTACATTAGGTGTCaaatgacaaatattataaaaaatgtaattcatAAAGTCACATTTTTGGCTTGCCTTTTTGTGaattaatattcattttatGTCGTTACTGCTTGATCATACAGTATTTGGCCATAGCACCACATACTCATAATAGGGCTTCATGTCGTGGCATTTTGCGTTATTTGGGTTGTAAAGTAGAATAAACgtcaagttatttcaaatttggGTCAGTTATTGCAAAAGTGCATTGGTACCACGTAGTTGCATGGCTTTGACAAGAAATTGTTGCTGTATGCTAAAAAAACTACAAacttacaatattttaattacaaagtCATGTTAATATGTTATTTGGAGTTCAAAGTTTCGTTCGGCAAAGTAGCCTAATGTAGGGACTAATTACAACCTTACCTAGTATAATCTAATGGAGAAATCTTAAACTTGTAGATCATCtaattctattaaatataaaaatgtatatatgtatatgtatgtatacgtgaTAGATGACTTTCTAATCAACGCAGCTTCCACAGTCCCTCGCTGCGTATAAGCAACATAATTCTGTTCAGATTCCACCAACACTTTTATGCTCTCGCAACGTGTTGATACTTAATACTTGtgttcacctaacgattgtttgtatcacctaaactCAATCGAGATATATATagagatatataatatatatataaacgatcaggCGAACGAGCCGAGTTGAATTCCGAGTGACTGTATGCAGTGGCGTAGGTAGGTAACCAAGGGCCCTGGggcaatttaaaaaatagggCCCCACTGCTATGTAAACTGATAGGatttatcaaataaaagtatgaaatatacaaatattttaaaaacgcTAAGATACTTAAGCTTTTTTGGTGCTTTGCAGCGCAGGTATTAACCCTTTGCGTccgtatacattttataaatggGTGTGATGTTGGTCGGAATTAATTTTCGTTGAAAAAACAGTAATACGTAGTATGGAAGATTgtgaaggaaaaataaaatttattaattcttttCAAAACTGAAGATACatgtaatataatattaggttgtcaaaaaagtctcgaggtattttcgctagttggcgctgaaagcgcgtagttctagttttattcgtcgcatcgggtcatgctatacctttttgaaaagctcatttcacgcgctaacacgtgtttgattgattgtcgtttcttttaagtcgttcgtgagttatagcgtcgcaaacatggagcacaataaagagaaaatacggcatattttacagtactactacgataaaggcaaaaatgcatctcaagccgccaataatatttgtgcagtttatggacccgatacagtttccatttcccccgcaaaacgatggtttcaacgttttcgttctggtgcagaggtggtcgaagatgcgccacgctccggaaggcctgtcgtcgaaaattgcgataaaatcgctgaattggtcgaaagaaaccggcatagtagcagccgtagcatcggtcaagagctgagcatgagtcatcaaaaatccgtttcaatttcaataaaaaaaattcaataaaaataccgtaagacttttttgacaaaccattaatatgtttaaatgtatataaaatttatattttatagttctTAATTGTG
The sequence above is drawn from the Bactrocera tryoni isolate S06 chromosome 1, CSIRO_BtryS06_freeze2, whole genome shotgun sequence genome and encodes:
- the LOC120771552 gene encoding uncharacterized protein LOC120771552 codes for the protein MAFRFTSLIAFGCLLLVAASPINAAAIDNSVAEPRIRNTDELLTTIVDKCFHANGLYCLKEKVLTYLDGVAGVEEDISGRAFNEDVIDKVIVDRVGRILNNNEFRLRLPETAFGSSVVSYSTARGFDVEVPETGARGEKKKDKLLLPLLLLMKLKLKVVMPILLGLIGLKAFKALILSKIAIKLVLGFLIYNLITKLSGAKMMMMPAPLPAAEYGPPSTTASSYDPSSWEPASGGPYARWDSQSLAYSSYHPSSSSYNSGSSSTGSSSSYSSSS